One segment of Nostoc piscinale CENA21 DNA contains the following:
- a CDS encoding DUF2996 domain-containing protein, translating into MADETNHNQAGEVAPSTVDKQAPTVAEANAPSTSEPVATDIPTANAPDPKAANPKTNPNAAKPTADGAEKPAAAKAAKKEKAPAVEDKPFAEFIQQEYIPALQKAIAEEGVQDLQLTFAKQKLPIAGLPSDEEYWQVIGNWQNGQRQFNVYFPDEDIQGKKGFSCNEGKRPSTLESFLIDERKTTLDLLVFGLVRRLNSQKWLGRN; encoded by the coding sequence ATGGCAGACGAAACCAATCACAATCAAGCGGGAGAGGTAGCTCCCAGCACTGTTGACAAACAAGCTCCTACTGTTGCTGAAGCAAACGCCCCCAGCACCAGCGAACCAGTAGCTACAGATATACCTACTGCCAACGCGCCAGATCCCAAAGCAGCCAACCCAAAAACTAACCCTAACGCTGCTAAACCAACCGCCGATGGTGCAGAAAAACCAGCCGCCGCTAAAGCCGCCAAAAAAGAGAAAGCCCCAGCCGTTGAAGATAAGCCGTTTGCAGAGTTTATCCAGCAAGAATACATCCCAGCTTTGCAAAAGGCGATCGCGGAGGAAGGCGTACAAGATTTACAATTAACTTTTGCTAAACAAAAACTGCCAATCGCTGGTTTACCTTCCGATGAAGAATACTGGCAAGTTATTGGCAATTGGCAAAACGGTCAACGTCAATTTAACGTGTATTTTCCCGACGAAGATATTCAAGGGAAAAAAGGCTTTTCCTGCAACGAAGGCAAAAGACCCAGTACCCTTGAATCATTCTTAATTGACGAACGTAAAACTACACTAGATTTGTTGGTATTTGGTTTAGTGCGGCGTTTGAACAGTCAAAAATGGCTGGGTAGAAACTAG
- a CDS encoding low specificity L-threonine aldolase has product MSNNAEQFASDNYSGICPEALEYMLQANLGSAPAYGNDEWTQKAADYFRELFEIDCEVFFTFNGTAANSLSLAALCQSYHSVICHETAHIETDECGAPEFASNGSKLLLAPGENGKLTAQSIESIVTKRTDIHFPKPKVISITQSTELGTVYTIEELWQIKEIAQKYQLKVHMDGARFANAVAAMNKSPAEITWKSGVDVLCFCGTKNGMALGEAIIFFNRKLAEDFDYRCKQAGQLASKMRFISAPWLGLLETGAWLKNARHANQCAEYLENQLLQIDGVEIMFPREANAVFVKLPEQVIQNLKDKHWQFYTFIGVGGVRFMCSWNTTKARMDELIKDVQEAIA; this is encoded by the coding sequence ATGAGTAATAACGCCGAACAGTTTGCTAGTGATAATTACTCCGGAATTTGTCCAGAAGCACTAGAGTATATGCTTCAAGCTAACCTTGGTAGTGCGCCGGCTTATGGTAATGATGAATGGACTCAAAAAGCGGCTGACTATTTTCGGGAATTATTTGAAATTGATTGCGAAGTATTTTTTACCTTTAATGGCACAGCAGCTAATTCTTTATCTTTAGCAGCATTATGTCAGTCATATCATAGTGTGATTTGTCATGAGACGGCGCATATAGAAACAGATGAATGTGGTGCGCCAGAATTTGCTTCTAACGGTTCTAAACTGTTGTTGGCTCCAGGAGAAAATGGCAAATTAACAGCACAAAGCATCGAATCTATTGTTACTAAGCGTACAGATATTCATTTTCCTAAACCTAAAGTCATTAGTATTACGCAATCAACAGAATTAGGCACAGTCTATACCATTGAAGAACTTTGGCAAATTAAAGAAATTGCTCAGAAATATCAATTAAAAGTTCACATGGATGGCGCTCGATTTGCCAATGCTGTTGCAGCGATGAATAAAAGCCCCGCAGAAATCACCTGGAAAAGTGGTGTAGATGTGTTGTGTTTTTGCGGGACAAAAAATGGTATGGCTTTGGGCGAAGCAATTATATTCTTTAATCGAAAATTAGCGGAAGATTTTGATTATCGTTGTAAACAAGCAGGACAATTAGCTTCTAAAATGCGGTTTATTTCTGCGCCTTGGTTGGGTTTGTTAGAAACAGGTGCGTGGCTGAAAAATGCGCGACACGCTAACCAATGTGCAGAATATTTAGAAAATCAACTATTACAAATAGATGGTGTGGAAATTATGTTTCCCCGCGAGGCTAATGCTGTATTTGTCAAACTACCAGAGCAAGTTATTCAAAATTTGAAAGATAAACATTGGCAATTTTATACATTTATCGGTGTTGGAGGAGTGCGTTTTATGTGTTCTTGGAATACGACTAAAGCCAGAATGGACGAATTAATCAAAGATGTACAGGAAGCGATCGCCTAA
- a CDS encoding Uma2 family endonuclease — protein MSQTTGKVRWTIQDVAALPDNEWIRYEIIDGELFVTRSPHHKHQHVIGCIFSVLNTWSLESGLGEPSIMPGLIFSDSDNVAPDVVWVSYERLAQIQDEAGHFRGAPELVVEVLSPGKANEDRDRLAKLKLYSVQGVQEYWIVDRITQRIEVYRRDNAQLKLVNTLLINDVITSPLLPNFVCEVARLFVSRG, from the coding sequence ATGAGCCAGACTACAGGCAAAGTTCGCTGGACAATTCAAGATGTAGCAGCGTTACCGGATAACGAATGGATTCGGTATGAAATTATTGATGGAGAGTTATTTGTGACGCGATCGCCCCACCATAAACATCAGCACGTAATAGGATGTATTTTTTCCGTACTAAACACTTGGTCTTTAGAAAGTGGTTTGGGTGAACCTTCCATTATGCCAGGGCTGATTTTTTCAGACTCTGATAATGTAGCGCCTGATGTGGTGTGGGTGAGTTATGAACGGTTAGCACAAATTCAAGATGAAGCTGGTCATTTTCGCGGTGCGCCAGAATTGGTAGTAGAAGTGCTATCGCCGGGAAAAGCCAATGAAGACCGCGATCGCTTGGCTAAGTTAAAACTGTATTCGGTTCAGGGAGTGCAGGAGTATTGGATTGTCGATCGCATTACTCAAAGAATTGAAGTTTATCGCCGAGACAATGCTCAGTTAAAACTAGTGAATACATTACTCATCAATGATGTGATTACCTCACCGTTATTGCCTAACTTTGTTTGTGAAGTAGCAAGACTGTTTGTGTCACGAGGTTAG
- a CDS encoding MarC family protein, with protein sequence MDTSIFVQTFIAVFVLADAVGNIPIVLALTKGMEPEDRNKVIDKGSIVAIAVLLLFAFSGQYILSYLEISMASLRVAGGLLLLLIALQMLRGELDTPIHEEGRDVAITPLALPLLAGPGTLTTVMLLMSKSQSPHLGVVLGIVVAMFVTWLILRLANQIDKLIGVEGTVIVTQLLGFLLAALAIEIGSTGIKELFLH encoded by the coding sequence GTGGATACTTCCATTTTTGTGCAAACATTTATTGCAGTGTTTGTCCTGGCAGATGCTGTCGGCAATATACCAATAGTTTTAGCTTTAACCAAGGGTATGGAACCAGAAGACAGAAATAAAGTGATTGATAAAGGGAGTATTGTAGCGATCGCAGTTCTGTTATTGTTTGCCTTTTCTGGTCAATATATTTTAAGCTATCTCGAAATTAGTATGGCATCTTTGCGGGTAGCAGGCGGGTTATTGCTGCTGCTGATTGCTTTACAAATGCTGCGGGGAGAACTAGACACACCCATTCACGAGGAAGGACGGGATGTTGCCATTACACCACTGGCTTTGCCATTATTAGCGGGGCCAGGTACGCTGACAACTGTGATGTTATTAATGTCAAAATCTCAAAGTCCCCATTTGGGTGTAGTGTTGGGTATTGTTGTGGCGATGTTTGTCACCTGGTTGATTTTGCGCTTGGCAAACCAAATTGATAAATTAATTGGGGTAGAAGGTACAGTCATTGTCACCCAGCTATTAGGTTTTTTATTAGCAGCCTTGGCAATAGAAATTGGCAGTACAGGTATTAAAGAGTTATTTCTGCACTAA
- a CDS encoding bifunctional nuclease family protein, producing MIEMKVAGIALDAITRSPIVLLKDASDRRALPIYIGQEQARAIMGALENQKPPRPLTHDLMVNILETWNMTLEKVIIHSLQKDTFYAALIVQQGEVKKEIDARPSDAIAIALRTNTPIWVMEEVVADASIPVDRDADEAEQEAFREFISNLRPEDLIKRFGNGDS from the coding sequence ATGATTGAAATGAAAGTCGCTGGCATAGCATTAGATGCCATAACTCGCAGCCCGATTGTACTGTTAAAAGATGCGTCAGATCGGCGTGCTTTACCAATTTATATTGGTCAAGAACAGGCTAGGGCAATTATGGGGGCGCTGGAGAATCAAAAGCCGCCCAGACCTTTAACTCATGACTTAATGGTAAATATTCTAGAGACGTGGAATATGACTCTAGAAAAAGTAATTATTCATTCCTTACAGAAGGACACATTTTATGCAGCTTTGATTGTGCAGCAAGGCGAAGTCAAAAAAGAAATTGATGCACGTCCCAGTGATGCGATCGCCATTGCCCTCCGTACAAATACGCCGATTTGGGTAATGGAAGAAGTAGTTGCTGATGCTTCAATTCCCGTAGATCGTGATGCTGATGAAGCAGAACAAGAAGCCTTTCGTGAATTTATCTCCAATCTCCGTCCTGAAGATTTGATTAAGCGTTTTGGTAATGGCGATAGCTAA
- a CDS encoding riboflavin synthase encodes MFTGLVQSLGTIKPLGGDSWQITCVSQSSNVIMQDLAYGDSVAVDGVCLTVEEILKDGFIATASPETLRRTTLGLEEIKQRYVNLEASLRVGSKVGGHFVMGHVDGVGRLLTAQQTATSWEMTFTAPEAIARYIVPKGSIAINGISLTVAAYEPELSQFTVAVIPLTYADTNLRYLVPASWVNLEGDILGKYVEKLLYPGKKQSTSSDETGLNEITPTFLAEHGYL; translated from the coding sequence GTGTTTACAGGATTAGTCCAAAGTTTAGGAACAATCAAACCCCTAGGGGGCGATTCTTGGCAAATTACTTGTGTGAGTCAGTCATCTAATGTCATTATGCAGGATTTAGCTTACGGTGACAGCGTTGCCGTAGATGGGGTTTGCTTGACTGTTGAAGAAATTTTAAAAGATGGGTTTATTGCCACCGCTTCCCCAGAAACGCTGCGCCGCACTACATTAGGACTAGAAGAAATTAAACAAAGATATGTGAATTTAGAAGCTTCGCTGCGCGTGGGTAGCAAAGTCGGCGGTCATTTTGTTATGGGTCATGTAGACGGTGTAGGTCGATTACTCACAGCCCAACAGACGGCGACTTCTTGGGAAATGACATTTACTGCACCTGAAGCGATCGCGCGGTATATTGTCCCTAAAGGTAGCATTGCAATCAATGGCATCAGTCTCACAGTAGCCGCTTATGAACCAGAACTGTCGCAATTTACTGTGGCTGTGATTCCCCTCACCTACGCTGACACCAATCTCCGCTATCTTGTCCCTGCCAGTTGGGTAAATTTAGAAGGGGATATTCTCGGCAAATACGTGGAAAAATTGCTTTACCCTGGCAAAAAACAGTCAACATCATCCGATGAGACTGGATTGAATGAAATTACCCCAACATTTTTAGCAGAACATGGATATTTGTAA
- a CDS encoding M23 family metallopeptidase encodes MTQRNTSAHNPSQGSNQQGMTKKRFISTLPAQSLCLLSSVSLLSGGFVFAQTETSIDNIVPVENSQPTGKTNFIKKDIVIPAAPKAQSEYSQRRANLNQRLRKPEVAQSKEPVRQSKPQAEAAVEPVFTTRQERTPTPAAQPKPSSVRTAKPKLEVTQPSASAREEVVKPVAPRTVPEKLPKVAQPVHNSNSTVEATTEKVKDSNNAYIDSNNYGTEATNTYQAPNSVIITERSSGCRTILPSGQAISLGFCNQAQPVGNQRVASESKPAPTWLKKSQNAQLATVPLARPINSTGNTPTNRVAYSGEVKTAFSPNRFIPNPSDFGATKVSATAVAPSAGALPPPTIEGNLAPRVSTVAYDIPLASVLPQIPFTNTIAYRGSVTGISYPLSIPATITSLFGWRIHPITGNRRFHAGTDLGAPMGTPILAAAKGQVETAGWVGGYGLTVILNHNSTQQTLYGHMSEIFVQPGQQVEAGMVIGRVGSTGNSTGPHLHFEARQLTQDGWVAVDPNGELQAGLSQLLNSIRTAQVGGDSGS; translated from the coding sequence ATGACGCAGCGCAATACATCTGCCCATAATCCCTCCCAAGGCTCGAACCAGCAAGGTATGACTAAAAAACGTTTTATATCTACCCTGCCAGCCCAGAGTCTCTGTTTACTAAGTAGTGTTAGCCTGCTTAGTGGTGGCTTCGTTTTTGCCCAAACAGAAACATCCATCGATAATATTGTTCCTGTAGAAAATTCCCAGCCAACTGGTAAAACAAATTTCATCAAAAAAGATATTGTTATCCCAGCAGCCCCCAAAGCGCAATCGGAATATTCCCAAAGACGAGCTAACCTCAACCAAAGACTCCGCAAACCAGAGGTTGCACAATCCAAAGAGCCTGTTAGACAATCAAAACCGCAAGCTGAAGCAGCCGTTGAGCCAGTTTTTACAACTCGGCAGGAACGTACCCCAACACCAGCTGCACAGCCAAAACCCTCCAGCGTCCGCACCGCTAAACCCAAACTGGAAGTTACTCAACCAAGCGCCAGTGCTAGAGAAGAGGTAGTTAAACCAGTAGCGCCGCGCACTGTACCAGAAAAACTTCCCAAAGTTGCTCAACCGGTTCATAACTCTAACAGCACAGTTGAAGCTACAACTGAAAAAGTTAAAGATTCTAACAACGCCTATATTGACTCCAACAATTACGGCACTGAGGCAACCAATACTTATCAAGCACCAAATTCTGTAATCATTACAGAACGTTCTAGTGGTTGTCGCACAATTTTGCCATCAGGACAAGCTATATCCCTCGGTTTTTGTAACCAAGCTCAACCTGTTGGTAATCAGCGTGTCGCTTCTGAAAGCAAACCTGCCCCCACGTGGCTGAAAAAAAGCCAAAATGCTCAGTTAGCTACTGTTCCCTTAGCACGGCCTATCAATAGTACTGGCAACACCCCTACAAATCGCGTTGCTTATAGTGGTGAAGTCAAGACAGCCTTTAGTCCCAATCGCTTTATCCCCAATCCCAGCGATTTTGGTGCAACCAAAGTTAGCGCCACAGCCGTTGCACCCAGCGCAGGTGCTTTACCTCCACCAACAATTGAAGGTAATTTAGCACCCCGTGTCAGTACCGTGGCTTACGATATTCCTTTAGCCTCGGTTCTACCCCAAATTCCCTTTACAAATACTATTGCTTATCGTGGCAGTGTTACAGGCATTAGCTATCCCCTGTCTATTCCAGCCACAATTACATCGTTGTTTGGCTGGCGAATTCACCCAATTACGGGTAATCGTCGTTTCCATGCTGGTACAGATTTAGGTGCGCCGATGGGTACACCAATTTTGGCTGCGGCTAAAGGTCAGGTAGAAACAGCCGGTTGGGTTGGTGGTTATGGTTTAACTGTGATTTTGAATCATAATTCTACTCAACAAACCCTTTACGGTCACATGTCCGAAATCTTTGTCCAACCAGGCCAACAGGTAGAAGCAGGAATGGTGATTGGACGCGTAGGTAGTACAGGCAACTCCACAGGGCCGCACCTGCACTTTGAAGCGCGTCAATTGACCCAGGATGGGTGGGTGGCTGTTGACCCCAATGGAGAATTACAAGCAGGTTTAAGTCAGTTGTTAAACTCCATTCGTACAGCCCAAGTAGGTGGCGACTCAGGAAGTTAA
- a CDS encoding biotin--[acetyl-CoA-carboxylase] ligase: MSVEFDRQKLELALQSGRNGENSSFSLHIFDHLASTNQTLWNLLAQGAESWSVVIAQQQTAGRGQWGRQWISHPGGLYLSVAIAPKLEASASYQLTLASAWGIANQLRCYGVDVGIKWPNDLVLNGRKLGGILTETKINHGYIHQAVIGVGINWTNPVPETGINLEMWQAYYATKPISCLETLTSVVLRGIESGMECLVKEGINILLSRYLELLTNVGDEVYINDLAGTVVGVTSQGELRVSLETYDTTDIKTTELYIEPGTISLGYRKSSVPL; this comes from the coding sequence ATGTCTGTGGAATTTGATCGACAAAAGTTAGAATTAGCATTGCAGTCAGGAAGAAACGGGGAAAATTCATCATTTTCGCTACATATTTTTGATCATCTTGCTTCCACTAATCAAACCTTGTGGAATTTGTTAGCGCAGGGGGCAGAATCTTGGTCTGTGGTAATTGCCCAACAACAAACTGCGGGTAGAGGACAATGGGGACGACAATGGATTTCTCATCCTGGTGGGCTATACCTTTCAGTGGCGATCGCCCCTAAACTAGAAGCTAGTGCCAGTTATCAACTAACCTTAGCTAGTGCTTGGGGTATAGCTAACCAACTGCGCTGTTATGGCGTGGATGTGGGAATTAAATGGCCTAATGACCTAGTTTTAAATGGTCGTAAATTAGGCGGCATTTTAACAGAAACCAAAATCAATCATGGCTATATTCATCAAGCAGTAATTGGAGTTGGCATTAACTGGACAAACCCAGTACCCGAAACGGGAATTAACCTCGAAATGTGGCAAGCCTACTACGCTACCAAACCGATTTCTTGTCTGGAAACTCTCACTTCCGTCGTTCTACGGGGAATAGAGTCCGGTATGGAGTGCCTTGTTAAAGAAGGAATAAATATACTCTTGTCTCGCTATTTGGAATTACTCACCAATGTGGGTGACGAAGTATATATTAATGATTTGGCAGGCACTGTAGTCGGCGTTACTTCTCAGGGTGAATTACGTGTTTCTCTGGAAACTTATGATACAACAGACATAAAAACAACAGAACTTTATATTGAACCCGGTACAATCAGTCTGGGATACCGTAAATCTTCTGTCCCATTATAG
- the pgeF gene encoding peptidoglycan editing factor PgeF has product MHTWHWRNWEGLPYLTCSLLANWQHGFFTHQFWPRSPQDLTPVLHSEASVYRLKQVHGNTVLTPQEVDSQVREITGDEESAFALADGLITEQPLQAIWVASADCTPVLIGDVRTGQVAALHAGWRGTAAKIVPQAIARLQAQGSKLADLRVALGPAIAGEVYQVSVEVAAEIGASIISHNDTQKIVQVLHELPNSPLLADPEPGKVRVDVRRVNTLQLENLGISGEQIAIAPYCTYQTPEHFFSYRREQQKKVQWSGIVSGKT; this is encoded by the coding sequence ATGCACACTTGGCACTGGCGCAATTGGGAAGGACTGCCATACCTTACCTGTAGTCTTTTAGCAAATTGGCAACACGGCTTTTTTACTCACCAGTTCTGGCCGCGATCGCCCCAAGATTTAACTCCCGTACTGCACTCAGAAGCATCAGTGTATCGTTTAAAACAGGTACATGGTAATACAGTTCTTACGCCCCAAGAAGTTGATTCTCAAGTCAGGGAAATTACAGGCGATGAGGAATCTGCTTTTGCCTTAGCTGATGGTTTAATTACCGAACAACCTTTACAAGCAATTTGGGTAGCCAGTGCAGACTGTACACCTGTATTAATTGGGGATGTGCGGACTGGACAGGTAGCTGCATTACACGCGGGTTGGCGAGGGACGGCGGCGAAGATTGTCCCCCAAGCGATCGCTCGATTACAAGCCCAAGGCAGCAAATTAGCAGACTTAAGAGTTGCCCTCGGCCCGGCGATCGCTGGTGAAGTTTATCAAGTCTCGGTAGAGGTAGCTGCGGAAATTGGAGCCAGTATTATATCACATAATGACACCCAAAAAATTGTTCAGGTGTTACATGAATTACCCAATTCTCCTTTATTAGCCGACCCAGAACCCGGTAAAGTGAGAGTTGATGTGCGGCGGGTAAATACTTTGCAGTTAGAAAATTTAGGAATTAGTGGCGAACAAATTGCGATCGCCCCTTATTGTACATACCAAACTCCTGAACATTTCTTTTCCTACCGTCGTGAACAACAGAAAAAAGTGCAGTGGTCAGGAATTGTGAGTGGGAAAACATAA
- a CDS encoding helix-turn-helix domain-containing protein, with amino-acid sequence MMLEETILKVDFTQEDACAEILPRSHISSSYNAKWDGIRLDIHHQPAHETPEHSPQQHIISINLDYHLLQAERVLDGRFQQENIFHGDVAIIPANTPHVCRWTSETDFLLLSLDPAFFNQMILESVDLQGVELTPYFAAPEPLIQQIALALKSELESGGVGSRLYIESLKTTLCVHLLKHHSVTSNKVPQLVNHKGLSPRKLRQAVSYIHDNLERDLTLTEIAAVVGMSMYHFSRLFKQSTGLAPHQYVINCRITKAKKLLTGTEKTIEQISEQVGFQSQSHFTNVFRKFMGITPKAYREHVKI; translated from the coding sequence ATGATGCTGGAAGAGACAATCTTAAAAGTTGATTTTACTCAAGAAGATGCTTGTGCAGAAATTTTGCCGCGATCGCACATTAGTTCTAGTTACAATGCTAAATGGGATGGTATTCGTCTAGACATTCATCACCAGCCTGCCCATGAAACCCCTGAACATTCACCACAACAACATATTATCTCAATTAACTTAGACTATCATCTCCTCCAAGCAGAACGAGTTTTAGACGGACGCTTTCAGCAAGAAAATATTTTTCATGGTGATGTCGCCATTATTCCCGCCAATACCCCTCATGTTTGCCGTTGGACATCGGAAACTGATTTTTTACTTCTCAGTTTAGACCCTGCGTTTTTCAATCAGATGATCTTAGAGTCAGTTGATTTACAAGGTGTGGAGTTAACACCATACTTTGCTGCACCGGAACCGTTAATTCAGCAAATAGCTTTAGCACTGAAGTCAGAATTAGAGTCAGGTGGTGTCGGTAGCCGACTTTATATTGAGTCTCTCAAAACTACACTCTGCGTTCACCTGCTAAAACACCACTCAGTCACCAGTAATAAAGTCCCGCAGTTGGTAAATCACAAAGGTCTTTCGCCAAGAAAGTTACGCCAAGCAGTGTCATACATCCATGACAACCTCGAACGAGATTTGACATTAACAGAAATTGCTGCGGTTGTGGGGATGAGTATGTATCATTTTTCTCGCTTATTTAAACAATCTACAGGTCTGGCACCGCATCAGTATGTGATTAATTGCCGAATTACTAAGGCGAAAAAACTCTTAACTGGAACTGAAAAAACTATTGAACAAATTTCAGAACAAGTTGGTTTTCAAAGTCAAAGTCATTTTACTAATGTCTTTCGCAAATTTATGGGGATAACACCGAAAGCATACAGAGAGCATGTAAAAATTTGA
- a CDS encoding thiol-disulfide oxidoreductase DCC family protein: MNYYVIYDGNCNLCVTLVQFLETLDQGKLFLYAAMQDEQTLTQWGITSQDCQQGMILIDANAPERRWQGSDAAEEIGKLLPMGSLFVDAYRTIPGMKWAGDRFYEQIRDNRYTLFGKRATTYQSAYCVDGGCKIGND, from the coding sequence ATGAATTATTACGTAATATATGACGGAAATTGCAATCTCTGCGTTACCTTAGTGCAATTTTTAGAAACTTTAGACCAAGGTAAGCTATTTCTTTATGCTGCGATGCAAGATGAACAAACACTTACACAATGGGGAATCACATCCCAAGATTGTCAACAAGGAATGATATTGATTGATGCTAATGCCCCGGAACGGCGTTGGCAAGGTAGTGATGCAGCCGAAGAAATTGGCAAGTTATTACCGATGGGCAGTTTATTTGTGGATGCTTACCGCACTATACCGGGGATGAAATGGGCAGGCGATCGCTTTTACGAACAAATCCGCGACAATCGTTATACTTTGTTCGGCAAACGTGCTACTACCTATCAATCAGCATACTGCGTGGATGGTGGCTGCAAAATTGGTAATGATTAG
- a CDS encoding Uma2 family endonuclease: MTVSKPDLEITSQTTDIVDDVVDWQPPIPPTDLIFDDGEPLESNRHRIAMNVLIRSLQQAWADRNDFYTGGNMFIYYSSTQARNNDFRGPDFFAVLNVDGTIPRQGWVVWEENGRYPDVIVELMSPSTARVDKVTKKEIYQQTFRTPDYFVYDPFEPNSLQGWHLDANQTYQPLTPNERGWLWCQRLGFWLGTWEGTVDRETAIWLRFYDSEGNLVPLPEEAAQAQAEAAQTRAERLAARLRELGEDPDI, from the coding sequence ATGACAGTAAGTAAGCCAGATTTAGAAATCACATCCCAAACGACTGATATTGTAGATGATGTTGTGGACTGGCAACCCCCCATACCACCCACAGATTTAATATTTGATGATGGAGAACCTTTGGAGTCAAATCGCCACCGTATTGCCATGAATGTCTTAATTCGGTCATTGCAGCAAGCTTGGGCTGATCGAAACGACTTTTACACAGGGGGCAATATGTTCATCTACTACAGCAGTACCCAAGCACGTAACAATGATTTTCGCGGCCCGGATTTTTTTGCTGTACTCAATGTTGATGGTACTATCCCCAGACAAGGTTGGGTCGTTTGGGAAGAAAACGGCCGCTACCCAGATGTCATTGTCGAATTAATGTCACCATCTACGGCGCGGGTTGATAAAGTGACAAAAAAAGAGATTTATCAACAAACCTTCCGCACCCCAGATTATTTTGTCTATGACCCGTTTGAGCCAAATTCTTTGCAAGGTTGGCATTTAGATGCAAATCAGACTTACCAGCCTTTGACTCCAAATGAGCGTGGTTGGCTGTGGTGTCAGCGTTTAGGTTTTTGGTTAGGAACTTGGGAAGGCACAGTAGACCGAGAAACAGCAATTTGGCTACGTTTTTACGATTCCGAGGGTAATCTTGTGCCTTTACCAGAAGAAGCTGCACAAGCTCAAGCCGAAGCTGCACAAACACGGGCTGAACGTTTAGCTGCTCGTCTAAGAGAATTAGGCGAAGACCCTGATATTTAA
- the psbQ gene encoding photosystem II protein PsbQ, producing MARQRSIFSIILVLLATFLISCGGPGVAVAPPTYTADQIAQIQEYVPEVQTVRDRADELKNLIEKNEWIKVGNFIHGPMAEARLTMTYITPHLLPKDQTAARQITKDLLNHLVKVDQAASNGNSLVALSNYKAAFTDVDKFLQLLPEGDKQADS from the coding sequence ATGGCGCGTCAACGCTCGATTTTCTCAATTATTCTGGTATTATTGGCTACATTCCTGATAAGTTGTGGTGGCCCTGGAGTCGCAGTTGCACCTCCAACTTATACAGCAGATCAAATTGCCCAAATTCAGGAATATGTGCCTGAAGTTCAGACTGTGCGCGATCGCGCAGACGAACTCAAAAACCTCATTGAAAAAAATGAGTGGATTAAGGTGGGTAACTTTATTCATGGCCCAATGGCAGAAGCTAGGCTGACCATGACTTATATCACTCCCCATCTTTTACCTAAAGACCAAACCGCAGCCCGTCAAATCACCAAAGATTTACTGAACCACTTGGTTAAAGTTGATCAAGCTGCTAGTAATGGCAATAGTTTAGTTGCTTTGAGTAACTACAAAGCTGCTTTTACAGATGTTGACAAATTCCTGCAACTGTTACCTGAAGGTGACAAGCAAGCAGACTCTTAG